One genomic region from Apodemus sylvaticus chromosome 1, mApoSyl1.1, whole genome shotgun sequence encodes:
- the Oosp2 gene encoding LOW QUALITY PROTEIN: oocyte-secreted protein 2 (The sequence of the model RefSeq protein was modified relative to this genomic sequence to represent the inferred CDS: substituted 1 base at 1 genomic stop codon) → MALEVLVHTAVLVWTCAWDIDVDVQCSQDXMMAIVSMASQNRSNPHVFADVLFLGQGCPATRIHTYKYDFIYPVFHCGIRKKVISEEIVCFETKTYFCPRNHCSELQIIRVQCSVSRKSVWLMPVSTENPQPPESPFMTDLEAKPEELGLLNVHQDASSLNRR, encoded by the exons ATGGCTTTAGAGGTCCTGGTTCACACTGCTGTCTTGGTTTGGACTTGTGCTTGGGACATTGATG TGGATGTACAATGTTCTCAGGACTAGATGATGGCCATTGTTAGCATGGCTTCCCAGAACAGAAGCAATCCGCATGTTTTTGCTGATGTATTATTTCTGGGACAGGGCTGCCCTGCAACtcgaatacacacatacaaatatgattttatatacCCTGTTTTTCACTGTGGCATCAGGAAAAAG gttatttcagaagaaattGTCTGTTTTGAAACCAAGACATACTTTTGTCCAAGGAATCATTGTTCAGAACTTCAGATAATCCGTGTTCAGTGTTCTGTATCTCG GAAGTCAGTGTGGCTTATGCCAGTGTCTACTGAGAACCCCCAACCCCCTGAGAGTCCCTTTATGACTGACCTTGAAGCTAAACCAGAAGAGTTGGGGTTATTAAATGTTCACCAAGATGCTTCCTCCCTGAATAGGAGATAG
- the Ms4a3 gene encoding membrane-spanning 4-domains subfamily A member 3 isoform X2 has translation MRWTCRGRTLSNPEVFEAIQILNGALILALGIFLVCLQHLTIHFKHFFFFTFYTGYPLWGAVFFISSGSLTVAAGRNPTRKLMQNSFGMNVASTTIAFVGTAFLSVHLAFNTQAFKGCESSQSPDVCIFLGSSSNGLVSLMLILTLLQLAMTISLSAMWCLGNVFGSREAITSPSNAVESGTPPEGSDTENLNTQPQNTEE, from the exons ATGAGATGGACTTGCAGGGGAAGGACTCTGTCAAATCCTGAAGTCTTTGAG GCCATCCAGATCCTGAATGGAGCACTGATTCTAGCTCTGGgtatttttctggtttgtttacaACACTTGACCATTCACTTcaagcatttcttcttcttcacctTCTACACAGGCTACCCACTGTGGGGTGCTGTGTTT TTTATCAGCTCAGGATCCTTGACTGTTGCAGCAGGGAGAAACCCCACAAGAAAGCTG atgcAAAACAGTTTTGGGATGAATGTTGCCAGTACGACAATTGCATTTGTTGggactgctttcctttctgttcatTTGGCATTCAATACCCAGGCTTTCAAGGGTTGCGAGTCTTCACAGTCACCTGATGTGTGCATTTTCCTGGGTTCCTCATCAAAT GGTCTGGTGTCTTTAATGCTGATTCTCACCCTGCTGCAGCTGGCCATGACCATTTCTCTCTCAGCCATGTGGTGCCTAGGAAATGTTTTTGGTTCAAGAGAG GCAATTACTTCACCTTCTAATGCTGTGGAATCAGGAACACCTCCTGAAGGAAGTGATACTGAGAACCTGAACACTCAGCCTCAAAACACCGAAGAGTGA
- the Ms4a3 gene encoding membrane-spanning 4-domains subfamily A member 3 isoform X1, which yields MASQEFYKTGLGISSGGASPERRMKPEEKYGSVYQPLDESHHVQKGILQALGAIQILNGALILALGIFLVCLQHLTIHFKHFFFFTFYTGYPLWGAVFFISSGSLTVAAGRNPTRKLMQNSFGMNVASTTIAFVGTAFLSVHLAFNTQAFKGCESSQSPDVCIFLGSSSNGLVSLMLILTLLQLAMTISLSAMWCLGNVFGSREAITSPSNAVESGTPPEGSDTENLNTQPQNTEE from the exons ATGGCCTCCCAGGAATTCTATAAGACAGGACTGGGAATCTCATCAGGTGGCGCCTCACCAGAAAGACGCATGAAGCCAGAGGAGAAATATGGTTCTGTTTATCAGCCCTTGGATGAGTCACACCATGTCCAAAAAGGAATACTGCAAGCCCTCGGG GCCATCCAGATCCTGAATGGAGCACTGATTCTAGCTCTGGgtatttttctggtttgtttacaACACTTGACCATTCACTTcaagcatttcttcttcttcacctTCTACACAGGCTACCCACTGTGGGGTGCTGTGTTT TTTATCAGCTCAGGATCCTTGACTGTTGCAGCAGGGAGAAACCCCACAAGAAAGCTG atgcAAAACAGTTTTGGGATGAATGTTGCCAGTACGACAATTGCATTTGTTGggactgctttcctttctgttcatTTGGCATTCAATACCCAGGCTTTCAAGGGTTGCGAGTCTTCACAGTCACCTGATGTGTGCATTTTCCTGGGTTCCTCATCAAAT GGTCTGGTGTCTTTAATGCTGATTCTCACCCTGCTGCAGCTGGCCATGACCATTTCTCTCTCAGCCATGTGGTGCCTAGGAAATGTTTTTGGTTCAAGAGAG GCAATTACTTCACCTTCTAATGCTGTGGAATCAGGAACACCTCCTGAAGGAAGTGATACTGAGAACCTGAACACTCAGCCTCAAAACACCGAAGAGTGA
- the Ms4a2 gene encoding high affinity immunoglobulin epsilon receptor subunit beta has protein sequence MDTDNSSRTALALPNPQESSSVPDIELLEASPPAKALPQKPPSPPPQQTWQTILKKELEFLGVTQILVGLICLCFGTIVCSVLHISDFDDEVLLLYKAGYPFWGAVLFVLSGFLSVMSERKNTLYLVRGSLGANIVSSIAAGMGIAVLILNLSNSSAYMSHCKDITEDDGCFVASFITELVLMMLFLTILAFFSAVLLTVYRIEQEFKSNKVPDDRLYEELNVYSPIYSELEDKGEMSSPVDS, from the exons ATGGACACAGATAATAGCAGCAGAACAGCTCTTGCTCTCCCAAACCCACAAGAATCCTCCAG TGTACCTGACATTGAACTCTTGGAAGCATCTCCTCCTGCAAAAGCTCTACCACAGAagccaccctcacccccaccacaGCAGACATGGCAGACAATCTTGAAGAAAGAGTTGGAGTTCCTGGGA GTAACACAAATTCTGGTTGGTTTAATATGCCTTTGTTTTGGAACAATCGTCTGCTCCGTACTCCACATTTCAGATTTTGATGACGAAGTGCTTTTATTATATAAAGCAGGCTATCCATTCTGGGGTGCAGTGCTG TTTGTTTTGTCTGGATTTTTGTCAGTTATGTCCGAAAGGAAAAACACACTGTATCTG GTGAGAGGCAGCCTGGGAGCAAACATCGTCAGCAGCATCGCTGCAGGGATGGGGATCGCCGTATTGATCCTCAATCTGAGCAATAGCTCCGCTTATATGAGCCATTGCAAGGATATAACCGAAGACGACGGCTGCTTCGTGGCTTCTTTCATCACA GAACTGGTACTGATGATGCTGTTTCTCACCATCCTGGCCTTTTTCAGTGCTGTGCTGCTCACTGTCTATAGGATTGAACAAGAATTCAAAAGTAATAAG GTCCCAGATGATCGTCTTTATGAAGAATTAAATGTGTATTCACCAATTTACAGTGAGTTGGAAGACAAAGGGGAAATGTCTTCTCCAGTTGATTCATAA